A stretch of DNA from Coccidioides posadasii str. Silveira chromosome 4, complete sequence:
GGGAACTATATACTCTTCCCTTCACGAGTAGCCTCGTGTATAGCAAATTTGGCATGATAATCAGGATCCATTAGTTGGGCAATTAATTCCGCAAGTAGTAAATTAAAGAGTCATCAACTTCCAGTCTCGTCATGTCAGCCATACGAAATGCCCGCGGAGACGGGTATCAGGCGACTTCGAGTTGGCTATGAGAGCTTGGTTCTGTCTTGGCGTTGAAAGACCGGCCGTCGGGCCGTCTTGACAGGACTTTGAGCTTGCAGTTTTATCTTCCTCCAGTCTTCTCGCCATTCGGAACATTTGAGAAGTACATATTGCAGATGAGCCAGGAGAAGGCATAAAATTCAAAGCTTTTGTTTATTCTTTCCACCAATTCGGATTTTCTCCGCGCCAACGCGTTTTGCGCGGAGCAATTCTCAATAGTCAAATATCACAGAGGGCGGATTGCGCTTTGCGACCATGGACGTTGCCCAGAGCTCACCAACCTCCGATCAAGCTGTTCGAACCTCCGTAAAGCGAACATTAGACCTTTTCGGTTCTGATTACCTCCTATCTAATTCATCGACCTCCACCAGCGGTGATTCTATTGGCGTGTCATACCGTCGAAAAGCAGAGTACAGCGATTTACAGACACTTCCTCCATCGTTAGCGGAGAAGCAAGCAAAGGCGTCGGCCGCCGGTCGAGCAAAGCGCCCAAAAAACAGAGCGGAAGGAGATACAGCGACCTCGACGGCACTAGTGAAAAGTTCGTCCTCAAGCGGGGTCCAAAATAATGCAGACGGAGCTCCTACAAGCCTGGTGCGACGGCCAGCAGTGTCTCAACAACCTAAACCGGAATGGCATGCTCCATGGAAACTGATGCGCGTGATATCCGGGCATCTTGGATGGGTTCGAAGTTTAGCCGTGGAGCCGAATAATGAGTGGTTTGCCAGCGGCGCCGGAGACAGAACGATTAAAATTTGGGATTTGGCTACAGGTGCTCTCCGACTCACTTTGACGGGTCATATTTCCACCGTTAGAGGCCTGGCAGTGTCTCCACGACATCCCTACCTATTTTCATGCGGCGAAGATAAGATGGTGAAATGCTGGGACCTAGAAACGAACAAAGTTATTCGCCATTATCATGGCCATCTAAGTGGCGTATATACTCTCTCTTTACACCCTACCTTGGACGTGCTAGTTACAGGTGGCAGAGATGGTGTTGCCCGAGTATGGGATATGCGAACTCGGAGCAATATCCATGTCCTCAGCGGCCACAAGGGGACTGTCTCGGAAGTGAAGTGTCAAGAGGCAGATCCACAGGTTATATCCGCTTCCCTGGACGCCACTGTCCGGTTG
This window harbors:
- the PRP46 gene encoding pre-mRNA-splicing factor prp46 (BUSCO:255412at4751~EggNog:ENOG410PG61~COG:A~BUSCO:5766at33183): MDVAQSSPTSDQAVRTSVKRTLDLFGSDYLLSNSSTSTSGDSIGVSYRRKAEYSDLQTLPPSLAEKQAKASAAGRAKRPKNRAEGDTATSTALVKSSSSSGVQNNADGAPTSLVRRPAVSQQPKPEWHAPWKLMRVISGHLGWVRSLAVEPNNEWFASGAGDRTIKIWDLATGALRLTLTGHISTVRGLAVSPRHPYLFSCGEDKMVKCWDLETNKVIRHYHGHLSGVYTLSLHPTLDVLVTGGRDGVARVWDMRTRSNIHVLSGHKGTVSEVKCQEADPQVISASLDATVRLWDLAAGKTMGVLTHHKKGVRALAIHPKEFTFASASAGSIKQWKCPEGAFMQNFEGHNAIINTLSVNEDNVLFSGGDNGSISFWDWKSGHRFQTLETTAQPGSLEAEAGVMSSTFDRTGLRLICGEADKTIKVWKPDDEATPETHPLDWKPTLGRQRY